A part of Patescibacteria group bacterium genomic DNA contains:
- a CDS encoding type II secretion system GspH family protein yields MKLLNTARKGFTLVELLVVIAIIAILTGVVLVAINPAQMMAESRDATRMSDLDNLRKAIDLALASGDITLTTTTGSSDVGSRAVDGTGWLQYTVVNAPGLGKYLATLPVDPQESAGAMHYYYASGLDGYELDSMFESAKYQTKYATDGGSSVSYYEIGTDPGLDIRP; encoded by the coding sequence ATGAAATTGTTAAACACTGCCCGCAAGGGTTTTACATTAGTAGAACTTCTTGTTGTGATTGCGATAATTGCCATTTTAACTGGTGTTGTTTTGGTTGCTATAAACCCAGCGCAGATGATGGCGGAGTCGCGAGACGCTACAAGAATGAGCGATCTGGACAACCTGCGCAAGGCGATAGATTTGGCGTTGGCATCGGGTGATATAACTTTAACCACCACAACTGGAAGTTCTGATGTTGGCTCTAGAGCGGTTGATGGTACGGGATGGCTTCAATATACTGTAGTTAATGCGCCGGGATTGGGGAAGTATTTGGCAACACTGCCGGTTGATCCCCAAGAGTCTGCAGGAGCAATGCATTACTACTACGCGTCGGGTCTCGACGGTTATGAGCTTGATAGCATGTTTGAGTCGGCGAAATATCAGACTAAATATGCCACAGATGGTGGAAGCAGCGTAAGTTATTACGAAATTGGGACAGATCCAGGGTTGGATATAAGACC
- a CDS encoding type II secretion system GspH family protein: MNRTTKGFTLIELLIVIVILGILAVAILSAINPLEQIRKANDSGRKSDAAELLNAVERYYTTFQKYPWATTTEADSPGTGGQLPPAASWLTELVTKNEVKPEFKTRKNLTAATDALNGLTVSENATTNLVYVCFAPESTSFKSLATKNAVAAVGTTHVCIPE, translated from the coding sequence ATGAATAGGACAACAAAAGGTTTTACGCTGATAGAGCTTTTAATCGTGATTGTTATCTTGGGAATTTTGGCGGTGGCGATTCTTTCTGCCATAAACCCGTTGGAGCAGATCAGAAAGGCCAATGATTCGGGTCGCAAGTCCGATGCCGCGGAGCTTTTGAATGCTGTAGAAAGGTATTACACCACATTCCAAAAATATCCTTGGGCAACAACAACCGAAGCCGATAGTCCCGGAACAGGCGGTCAATTGCCTCCAGCAGCATCATGGTTAACTGAACTGGTTACCAAGAATGAGGTTAAACCAGAATTTAAGACTAGAAAGAATTTAACGGCGGCGACAGATGCGTTAAATGGTCTTACAGTAAGTGAGAATGCCACGACCAATTTGGTATATGTTTGTTTTGCTCCCGAGTCAACATCTTTTAAATCGCTAGCAACAAAGAATGCAGTTGCTGCAGTTGGAACCACGCATGTTTGCATTCCGGAATAG